A genomic window from Clostridia bacterium includes:
- the dnaA gene encoding chromosomal replication initiator protein DnaA → MNNCEKIWSDISDKLSGLVSLACYEIYFSKLKPITIKDDVLILSTPLTSVKNGIAKNFTEPLNMAIRVSLAQIEGAKIILDSEVSSYIDQENQKEEKEEFKPSIKQIVFQKNYTFDSFVIGDSNKYAAAAARAVAEAPGTNLNPLFIYGMPGLGKTHILHAIGNEILRNNPNLKVYYTTAENFTNDLIYSIRNSNNTELTRQFREKYRNLDVLMIDDVQFLAGKTSSQESLFHVFNDLYTAEKQIILSSDRPIKELNYLEDRLTSRFASGVVADIQPPSFETRVAILQKKAYHYKIDVTPEVINYLAEKEKYNVRLLEGMLKTVGYFASLNNRSANSVEFVKEALRDSSNNQESDVTIQKIVDVTCDYFGVKTQDVCGKKKTKELVEPRQLAMYLITVILPEIPLASIGQFFGGRDHTTVIHARDKMQAQITENEGFKKKAEDIKNLIYNK, encoded by the coding sequence ATGAATAACTGTGAAAAAATTTGGTCCGACATATCGGATAAACTATCGGGACTCGTTTCCCTCGCTTGCTACGAGATCTATTTCAGCAAGCTTAAACCCATAACGATCAAAGACGACGTCTTGATCCTTTCCACGCCTTTAACTTCGGTTAAAAACGGAATTGCCAAGAATTTTACCGAACCACTCAATATGGCGATCCGCGTTAGTTTGGCGCAGATCGAAGGCGCGAAAATCATTCTCGACAGCGAAGTTTCTTCCTATATCGATCAAGAAAATCAAAAAGAGGAGAAAGAAGAATTCAAACCTTCGATCAAACAGATCGTCTTTCAAAAGAATTACACGTTCGACAGCTTCGTCATCGGCGACAGCAATAAGTACGCCGCGGCGGCTGCGAGAGCGGTCGCGGAAGCGCCGGGAACCAACTTAAACCCTCTCTTTATTTACGGAATGCCGGGGCTCGGAAAGACACATATTCTGCACGCGATCGGAAACGAGATCCTTCGCAATAATCCGAATCTGAAAGTCTATTACACGACGGCGGAAAACTTTACGAACGACCTGATTTACAGCATCCGAAACAGCAACAACACCGAATTGACCCGCCAATTCCGCGAGAAATACAGAAATTTGGACGTTTTGATGATCGACGACGTCCAGTTTTTGGCGGGAAAGACGAGTTCACAGGAGAGTTTGTTTCACGTCTTCAACGATCTTTACACGGCGGAAAAACAAATCATTTTGTCTTCCGATCGCCCGATCAAAGAACTCAATTATCTGGAAGACAGGCTTACCAGCCGCTTCGCGAGCGGCGTCGTAGCCGATATTCAACCGCCTTCGTTCGAGACGAGAGTCGCGATCCTTCAAAAGAAAGCGTATCATTATAAAATAGACGTAACGCCGGAAGTCATCAATTATCTTGCGGAAAAGGAAAAATACAACGTCCGTTTGCTCGAAGGTATGTTAAAGACCGTCGGCTATTTCGCATCGTTGAATAATCGCTCGGCAAACAGCGTCGAATTCGTAAAAGAAGCCTTGCGCGACAGCTCCAATAACCAAGAATCGGACGTTACGATCCAAAAAATCGTCGACGTTACCTGCGACTATTTCGGAGTCAAGACGCAAGACGTTTGCGGAAAAAAGAAGACGAAAGAACTCGTCGAACCGAGACAACTCGCAATGTATCTGATCACCGTCATTCTTCCCGAAATCCCGCTCGCTTCGATCGGTCAGTTCTTCGGCGGAAGAGATCACACGACCGTCATTCACGCGAGAGATAAAATGCAAGCGCAGATCACGGAAAACGAAGGTTTCAAGAAAAAAGCGGAAGACATTAAGAACTTGATCTACAATAAGTAA
- the dnaN gene encoding DNA polymerase III subunit beta, which translates to MKINVDSLSLSEAVNKVIKAISIKKNNPVLECIKLSAHDNSLVLTATDMELSIEKKIVADVIIDGDILVPGKFFSEFIRTLNEESLSLECSDGVNLEIKYGESYGYIKCLNVEDYPNVGEVMNRYFITLNNKDMKSLIAKTVFCASTEDNRQVLKGCLMEVNDDKVTMVALDGYRLALCNKTIKASSDEKFSCIIPARSLLEISKMILNDEDDITLKMDGEKLRVEIENTVLITRLIKGDFINYKNIINKDFSAIVTLSKSQFSEYIDRASLISRISKNNLVKIEVKENYIKVESNSEMGNLNESLPARVEGKDNVICFNGKYLQDFLAVIDDEFIKMNIKASSAPCVFTQVDKDDYLFLVLPMRVVG; encoded by the coding sequence ATGAAAATCAACGTTGATTCCCTTTCTTTATCCGAAGCGGTAAATAAAGTCATCAAAGCAATATCGATCAAGAAGAACAATCCCGTCTTGGAATGCATCAAACTTTCGGCGCATGACAACAGTCTCGTTTTGACTGCGACCGATATGGAGCTTTCGATCGAAAAGAAGATCGTGGCGGACGTTATTATCGACGGCGACATTCTCGTCCCCGGTAAGTTTTTCTCCGAATTCATTCGCACGTTGAACGAAGAGAGTTTGTCTCTTGAATGCTCCGACGGGGTAAACCTCGAAATCAAGTACGGCGAAAGTTACGGCTACATCAAATGCCTGAACGTCGAAGATTATCCGAACGTAGGCGAGGTTATGAATCGCTATTTCATTACCCTTAATAATAAGGATATGAAGAGTTTGATCGCGAAGACGGTTTTCTGCGCTTCGACGGAAGATAACAGGCAAGTCCTCAAAGGATGCCTGATGGAAGTAAACGACGATAAAGTGACGATGGTTGCTTTGGACGGCTATCGCCTTGCTCTTTGCAATAAGACGATCAAAGCCAGCAGCGACGAAAAGTTCAGCTGCATCATTCCCGCGCGTTCGCTTCTCGAAATCAGTAAGATGATCTTAAACGACGAGGACGATATCACGTTGAAGATGGACGGAGAAAAGCTTCGCGTGGAGATCGAAAACACCGTCTTGATCACTCGCTTGATCAAAGGAGACTTTATTAATTACAAAAACATTATCAATAAAGACTTTTCCGCGATCGTGACGCTTTCCAAGAGTCAATTCAGCGAATATATCGACAGAGCTTCTTTGATCTCCCGTATCAGCAAAAACAATCTCGTTAAGATCGAAGTCAAAGAAAACTATATCAAGGTCGAAAGTAATTCCGAAATGGGTAATTTGAACGAATCCTTGCCCGCGCGCGTCGAAGGAAAGGATAACGTTATTTGTTTTAACGGAAAGTATCTCCAAGATTTCCTCGCCGTTATAGACGACGAATTTATCAAAATGAATATCAAAGCGTCGAGCGCGCCCTGCGTCTTCACCCAAGTGGATAAAGACGATTATTTATTCCTCGTTCTCCCGATGCGCGTCGTGGGATAA
- the gyrB gene encoding DNA topoisomerase (ATP-hydrolyzing) subunit B, producing MERNNSYNEDAIQVLEGLEPVRVRPGMYIGSTDERGLHHLVSEIVDNSIDEALAGYCTDIYVTINKDGSVSVQDNGRGIPTGFKKSEGKSAVEVVLTKLHAGGKFGGSGYTISGGLHGVGLSVVNALSEWLVVEICQNGHIFKQEYSRGKPNYELKVVGDSDQTGTKVTFFPDKEIFETIVFKYDTLKHRLRELAYLNKGLHINIKDLRHETPLEDDFKYDGGIIHFVEDLNSAHEKLFTDIVYFDEKVGTSEIEIALQYNETYNETVYAYANNINTEEGGTHLDGFKAALTRIINDYGHKMNYLKESEKLSGEDVREGLTAVINVKLTNPQFEGQTKTKLGNSEMRTIVSRVLTECLGTYMEEHPKESKELVLRSINAQKAKEAARKVRDETRRKGFLENTTLPGKLADCTEKDASKCEIFLVEGDSAGGSAKSGRDRRFQAILPLRGKILNVEKARLNHVLENEEIKSMITAFGGGIGDEFSTEKLRYDKIICMTDADVDGSHIRILMLTFFFRFMRPLIEEGHVYIAQPPLYKVSKGKDEKYFYNDDDLNTYLDSLGRKGYEIQRYKGLGEMDPEQLWETTMSPESRILLKVRLEDAMKADETFTVLMGEQPELRRQFIEQNAKLVAELDI from the coding sequence ATGGAAAGAAACAATTCCTATAATGAGGACGCGATACAGGTACTCGAAGGTTTGGAACCGGTTCGTGTTCGTCCGGGTATGTATATCGGTTCGACGGATGAAAGAGGTCTGCATCATCTCGTGTCCGAGATCGTGGATAACAGTATCGACGAAGCTCTCGCCGGTTACTGCACGGATATTTACGTTACGATCAATAAGGACGGCAGCGTCTCCGTCCAAGATAACGGTCGCGGAATTCCTACGGGCTTTAAGAAGTCCGAAGGTAAATCGGCGGTCGAAGTCGTCTTGACGAAGCTTCACGCAGGCGGTAAATTCGGCGGCTCCGGCTACACGATCTCCGGCGGTCTGCACGGCGTCGGTCTTTCCGTCGTTAACGCGCTTTCCGAATGGCTTGTCGTCGAGATCTGCCAAAACGGACATATCTTCAAACAGGAGTATTCGCGCGGCAAGCCGAATTACGAGCTGAAAGTCGTCGGCGACAGCGATCAGACCGGAACGAAGGTCACTTTCTTCCCCGATAAAGAAATTTTCGAGACGATCGTCTTTAAGTACGACACTTTGAAGCATCGTCTGCGCGAGCTTGCGTATTTGAATAAAGGATTGCATATCAATATCAAAGATCTGCGCCACGAGACCCCGCTCGAAGACGATTTCAAGTACGACGGCGGTATCATTCATTTCGTCGAGGATCTGAACTCGGCGCACGAGAAACTCTTTACCGATATCGTCTATTTCGACGAGAAAGTCGGGACGAGCGAAATCGAGATCGCTCTTCAATATAACGAAACCTATAACGAGACGGTGTACGCCTACGCGAATAATATAAACACCGAAGAGGGCGGCACCCACCTCGACGGCTTTAAGGCGGCTTTGACCCGTATTATCAACGACTACGGTCATAAGATGAATTACCTTAAAGAGAGCGAGAAACTCTCCGGTGAAGACGTCCGCGAAGGATTGACCGCGGTCATCAACGTTAAACTTACGAATCCGCAATTCGAAGGTCAGACCAAAACCAAGCTCGGCAACAGCGAGATGAGGACGATCGTTTCGCGCGTCTTGACCGAATGCCTCGGGACGTATATGGAGGAGCATCCGAAAGAGTCCAAGGAGCTCGTTTTGCGCTCGATCAACGCGCAAAAGGCAAAAGAAGCCGCGAGAAAAGTCCGCGACGAGACCCGCCGCAAAGGTTTCCTCGAAAACACGACGCTTCCCGGTAAGCTTGCGGACTGCACCGAGAAAGACGCTTCCAAATGCGAAATCTTCTTAGTCGAGGGCGATTCCGCAGGCGGCAGCGCGAAATCGGGCAGAGACAGGCGCTTCCAAGCGATCCTTCCTCTTCGCGGTAAAATTTTGAACGTCGAAAAGGCAAGGCTCAATCACGTCCTCGAAAACGAAGAGATCAAATCGATGATCACCGCGTTCGGCGGCGGTATCGGCGACGAATTCAGCACCGAAAAGCTCCGTTACGACAAGATCATCTGCATGACCGATGCCGATGTGGACGGCTCGCATATCCGTATTTTGATGCTGACGTTCTTCTTCCGCTTTATGCGCCCTTTGATCGAAGAAGGTCACGTCTATATCGCGCAGCCCCCGCTCTATAAAGTCAGCAAAGGCAAGGACGAGAAATATTTCTATAATGACGATGATCTGAATACCTATCTCGATTCTCTCGGCAGAAAGGGGTATGAGATTCAGCGTTACAAAGGTCTCGGTGAAATGGACCCCGAACAGCTTTGGGAGACGACGATGAGCCCCGAATCGAGGATCCTTTTGAAAGTCAGATTGGAAGACGCGATGAAGGCGGACGAAACCTTTACCGTCCTTATGGGCGAGCAACCCGAGCTTCGCCGTCAATTCATCGAGCAGAACGCGAAACTCGTCGCCGAACTTGATATTTAA
- the recF gene encoding DNA replication/repair protein RecF — MKVEKVSLERFRNYQKQEIAFHDGLNVICGLNASGKTNLMESIFVSAIGRSPRTKNEKDLIKMGEENAFIHLTLQKKFREHKINVEISRSEGKKIKIDDAVITRLGELLGLLTVVYFSPDELKMIKEAPQERRKFIDLSLSQESKPYYLSLARYNKILAQRNKLIKTADFAEFSTTAFIWETQMSEAAADVILKRKEFISKISKIACDYHEKIAGEGEDLTLVYEPCSEKESREEIKADLEKQLEENRKKDYELGYTSIGVHREDFSITTKGVDLRKFGSQGQQRTAALAIKLAEIEYYYTESGEKPVLLLDDVLSELDKKRRSALLKATEGTQTFITCTEFSEDVGDREVHIVKINKGEVVFES; from the coding sequence ATGAAAGTAGAAAAGGTATCGCTCGAACGGTTCAGAAATTATCAAAAACAAGAAATTGCTTTCCATGATGGGTTGAACGTCATTTGCGGGCTTAACGCAAGCGGCAAAACAAACCTTATGGAAAGTATTTTTGTGTCGGCGATCGGTCGCTCCCCCCGAACGAAAAACGAAAAAGATTTGATCAAGATGGGCGAGGAAAACGCATTTATCCATCTTACCTTGCAAAAGAAATTCAGAGAGCATAAAATAAACGTCGAAATCTCCCGTTCGGAAGGAAAGAAGATCAAGATCGACGACGCGGTGATCACCCGTCTAGGAGAGCTTCTCGGGCTTCTGACGGTCGTCTATTTTTCGCCGGACGAACTTAAAATGATCAAAGAAGCGCCGCAGGAGAGAAGAAAATTTATCGATCTTTCTCTTTCTCAGGAAAGCAAGCCTTATTATCTCTCGCTCGCGCGCTATAATAAGATCCTCGCTCAACGCAATAAACTGATCAAAACGGCGGATTTCGCCGAATTTTCGACGACCGCATTCATTTGGGAAACGCAAATGAGCGAAGCGGCGGCGGACGTCATTTTGAAAAGAAAGGAATTTATATCGAAAATATCGAAGATCGCTTGCGATTATCACGAAAAAATAGCGGGAGAAGGAGAAGACCTTACGCTCGTTTACGAGCCTTGCTCCGAAAAAGAAAGCAGGGAAGAAATCAAAGCCGATCTTGAAAAGCAACTCGAAGAAAACCGAAAGAAAGATTACGAACTCGGGTATACTTCGATCGGCGTTCACAGAGAAGATTTTTCGATTACGACGAAAGGCGTCGATCTCAGAAAGTTCGGGTCTCAGGGGCAGCAACGGACCGCCGCGCTCGCGATCAAACTCGCGGAGATCGAATATTATTACACGGAGTCGGGAGAGAAGCCCGTCCTGCTTTTGGACGACGTCTTATCCGAACTCGACAAAAAACGCCGCTCCGCGCTTTTGAAAGCGACGGAAGGAACGCAAACCTTTATTACCTGTACGGAATTTTCGGAAGACGTCGGCGACAGGGAAGTCCATATCGTAAAAATCAATAAAGGGGAAGTCGTTTTCGAGAGTTAA
- a CDS encoding glycoside hydrolase family 16 protein has protein sequence MKKILSVLLILTLFSASLLAFGGCAKKKNVERYDPSKFKETIDLSDYTLVFSDEFDGELNRDLWGDTRQGTRRTGFWTKNLAFTDGEGHLVLRTEKRGSRFCSETREREVAGDNESRITVRFDDCYPFGLIAGDFGELSSLETHTHDSVGFVILDTFDILGERFEDFISTLELPAVGEEFTLFDGADHAEAYSPFFETAAELYSYYSFVPEIKAVRSERSKSALIGVNYPFAMTFSEGQTAQPIPYRAVLANVFGFSSEAEFAGCGQALADAYQEQRENLKQGESLSAALENGAFSTDDGFFIAPVVFRNKDSIVLTYVIAAPDGRVTIWVNDLSAALRSANYGDFGAAGAAITNETYCKNVLFVTGPEGVYSGAVRTLPIEDHNGNVTMTGYTHGYGYYEIRCKLPSVKGIWHAFWMMCGDVYSLGNGSADGVEIDVFEYLPARDSVNHALHWDGYDEAHQNIYKRYEKTNLADGEYHTFGTNWDENGYAFYIDGKKVWQTKGKGICSDEGHMLISTEYGEWGDWVGSLDLGDLPVDWIIDSVKIYDKIAA, from the coding sequence ATGAAAAAAATTCTTTCCGTTCTCTTGATCTTAACCCTTTTTTCGGCGAGTCTTCTTGCCTTCGGCGGTTGCGCGAAAAAGAAGAACGTCGAACGCTATGACCCCTCGAAATTCAAAGAAACGATCGACCTTTCGGATTACACGCTCGTCTTTTCCGACGAATTCGACGGCGAATTGAACCGCGATCTTTGGGGCGACACCCGCCAAGGAACGAGGCGAACGGGATTTTGGACGAAGAATTTAGCCTTTACGGACGGAGAAGGTCACCTCGTTTTACGCACCGAAAAGCGCGGAAGCCGCTTCTGCTCCGAAACCCGCGAAAGAGAAGTCGCGGGCGATAACGAAAGCCGAATAACGGTGCGATTCGACGACTGCTATCCTTTCGGCTTGATCGCAGGAGATTTCGGAGAACTTTCCTCTCTCGAAACGCATACGCACGATTCGGTCGGGTTCGTCATTCTCGACACCTTCGACATCCTCGGCGAACGCTTCGAAGATTTCATCAGCACGCTCGAACTTCCCGCGGTCGGCGAAGAATTCACCCTTTTCGACGGAGCGGATCACGCGGAAGCCTATTCCCCTTTCTTTGAGACGGCGGCGGAGCTTTACAGCTATTATTCCTTCGTTCCGGAGATCAAAGCCGTCCGAAGCGAACGCTCGAAAAGCGCGCTGATCGGGGTCAACTACCCCTTTGCGATGACCTTCTCCGAAGGACAAACCGCGCAACCGATCCCGTATCGAGCCGTTCTCGCGAACGTATTCGGGTTTTCTTCCGAAGCGGAATTCGCGGGCTGCGGGCAAGCGCTTGCAGACGCCTATCAAGAGCAACGGGAAAACCTTAAACAGGGCGAAAGCCTAAGCGCGGCGCTTGAAAACGGCGCGTTTTCGACGGACGACGGGTTTTTTATCGCGCCCGTAGTCTTCCGAAACAAAGACTCGATCGTCCTGACCTATGTGATCGCCGCGCCGGACGGACGCGTCACGATTTGGGTAAACGACCTTTCCGCCGCCCTTCGCTCGGCGAATTACGGCGATTTCGGCGCGGCGGGAGCCGCGATAACGAATGAAACGTACTGCAAAAACGTCCTCTTCGTGACGGGACCCGAAGGCGTCTATTCTGGCGCGGTTCGGACCCTTCCGATTGAAGATCATAACGGCAACGTCACGATGACCGGCTACACGCACGGCTACGGCTATTACGAGATCCGTTGCAAACTTCCTTCCGTAAAAGGTATTTGGCACGCGTTTTGGATGATGTGCGGCGACGTGTATTCGCTCGGGAACGGAAGCGCGGACGGCGTGGAGATCGACGTCTTCGAGTATCTTCCCGCGCGCGATTCCGTGAACCACGCCCTGCATTGGGACGGCTATGACGAAGCGCATCAAAACATTTATAAACGCTACGAGAAAACGAACCTTGCGGACGGCGAATACCATACCTTCGGCACGAATTGGGACGAAAACGGCTACGCCTTCTATATCGACGGCAAAAAAGTCTGGCAGACGAAGGGCAAAGGGATATGCTCGGACGAAGGGCATATGCTGATCTCCACCGAGTACGGCGAATGGGGCGATTGGGTCGGTTCGCTCGACCTCGGCGATCTCCCCGTCGATTGGATCATCGATTCCGTTAAGATCTACGATAAAATAGCGGCGTAA
- the gyrA gene encoding DNA gyrase subunit A, translating to MKDKELQHGDIIDNTKIVEVGCESEMKKSFISYAMAVNVSRAIPDVRDGLKPVHRRILYAMNEIGLTPDKPFKKCATIVGDVLGKYHPHGDSSVYDALVRLAQNFSINMPLVDGHGNFGSVDGDPAAAYRYTEARMSKMALEMLRDIDKETVDFYPNFDDTRMQPEVLPSRYPNLLVNGSDGIAVGMATSIPPHNLSEVIDATCALIDDPDIDILDLMKYVPAPDFPTGAMILGSQDVRNAYMTGRGSCILRAKTEIEEYANGTRSRIAVTEIPYQVNKAKLIKTIADLVKDKKVEGIADIRDESDRVGMRFVIDIKRDANAQVVLNTLFKHTELQKSVSMIFLALDDGTPKIMNLKEILTAYVKHQQDVVDRRTKFDLQKAEDRNHILSGLVIALQNIDEVIAIIRAAKDRAEAQTRLMDAFSLSDKQANAILDIRLHRLTSMETGSLIAEMEETEKNIAYYRSILADHTLRDKIIKDEMLEIKNKFGTERKSEITYAYSGLNIADLIAREDVVISKTHFGYVKRVPLKEYRSQHRGGVGVTAHKPKDEDFVTDIFTCCTHDELFFFTNYGKVYVIKAYEVPEAARTARGRAIVNLLQLSEGEKITTILPVNEEQGRTGNLVLATKKGKIKRTSLSEYESIRRSGKIAIGLQEGDELIAARLTMGGEELILASSLGKCIRFKEEDVRIMGRTAGGVRAMKIGEDDYIVNMEPIKDGDEILTITENGYGKRTDASEYRVQGRAGSGIKAGTFNEKTGRIAALKTCVPEDDVMLITESGVIIRTHLDEISKIGRASQGVKIMSAGKLNSKVVSVALTERDEEEEILEEGQEGAAVETAETEAPAEE from the coding sequence ATGAAAGATAAAGAATTGCAACACGGAGATATAATCGATAATACCAAGATCGTGGAGGTCGGTTGCGAAAGCGAAATGAAGAAATCCTTCATTTCCTACGCGATGGCGGTCAACGTCAGCCGCGCGATCCCCGACGTCCGCGACGGATTGAAACCCGTGCATCGCCGCATTTTGTACGCGATGAACGAGATCGGTCTGACGCCCGATAAGCCGTTTAAGAAATGCGCGACCATCGTCGGTGACGTTCTCGGTAAGTATCACCCCCACGGTGACAGCTCGGTCTACGACGCTCTCGTCCGTCTCGCGCAAAACTTCTCGATCAATATGCCCCTCGTGGACGGTCACGGTAACTTCGGTTCGGTGGACGGAGACCCCGCCGCCGCATACAGGTACACCGAAGCGAGAATGAGCAAAATGGCGCTCGAAATGCTGCGCGATATCGATAAGGAGACGGTAGATTTTTATCCGAACTTCGACGACACGCGTATGCAGCCCGAAGTCCTTCCTTCGCGCTATCCGAACCTGCTCGTAAACGGGTCGGACGGTATCGCCGTCGGTATGGCGACTTCGATCCCGCCGCATAACCTTTCCGAAGTCATCGACGCAACCTGCGCGCTCATTGACGATCCCGATATCGATATTTTGGATCTTATGAAGTACGTCCCGGCTCCCGATTTCCCGACCGGCGCGATGATTCTCGGCAGTCAGGACGTCCGCAACGCCTATATGACGGGTCGCGGCAGCTGCATTCTCCGCGCGAAGACCGAGATCGAAGAATATGCGAACGGGACGCGCAGCCGCATCGCGGTCACCGAGATCCCGTATCAAGTCAATAAAGCGAAACTCATCAAGACGATCGCCGACCTCGTTAAAGATAAGAAAGTCGAAGGCATCGCCGATATTCGCGACGAGTCCGACCGCGTCGGTATGCGCTTCGTCATCGACATCAAGCGCGACGCGAACGCCCAAGTCGTCCTGAACACTTTGTTTAAGCACACGGAGCTTCAAAAATCCGTCAGTATGATTTTCCTTGCGCTGGACGACGGCACGCCCAAGATCATGAACCTCAAAGAGATTTTGACGGCGTACGTCAAGCATCAGCAGGACGTCGTGGACAGGCGCACGAAATTCGATCTCCAAAAAGCAGAAGATAGGAATCATATTCTTTCGGGTCTCGTGATCGCCCTTCAAAATATCGACGAAGTCATTGCGATCATTCGCGCCGCGAAGGACAGAGCGGAAGCGCAGACCCGTTTGATGGACGCATTCTCTCTTTCCGATAAGCAAGCGAACGCGATCCTCGATATCCGCCTGCACCGCTTGACCTCGATGGAGACGGGCAGTTTGATCGCGGAAATGGAAGAGACCGAAAAGAATATCGCGTACTACCGTTCGATCCTCGCGGACCACACTTTGCGCGATAAGATCATTAAGGACGAAATGCTCGAAATCAAGAATAAGTTCGGGACCGAAAGAAAGAGCGAGATCACCTATGCGTACAGCGGCTTGAATATCGCCGATTTGATCGCGAGAGAAGACGTCGTCATCTCCAAGACCCATTTCGGCTACGTCAAGCGCGTTCCTTTGAAGGAATATCGTTCGCAACACAGAGGCGGCGTAGGCGTGACGGCGCATAAGCCGAAGGACGAAGATTTCGTCACCGATATCTTTACCTGCTGCACGCACGACGAACTTTTCTTCTTTACCAATTACGGCAAAGTCTACGTCATCAAGGCGTATGAAGTTCCCGAAGCGGCGAGAACCGCGAGAGGAAGGGCAATCGTCAACCTGTTGCAACTTTCCGAAGGCGAGAAGATCACGACGATCCTTCCCGTAAACGAAGAGCAGGGCAGAACGGGGAACCTCGTCCTCGCGACCAAGAAAGGCAAGATCAAGCGTACTTCGCTTTCGGAGTACGAGAGCATCCGCCGCAGCGGAAAGATCGCGATCGGGCTCCAAGAGGGCGACGAACTCATCGCGGCGCGCCTGACGATGGGCGGCGAAGAACTCATTCTCGCGTCCTCGCTCGGCAAATGTATCCGCTTTAAGGAAGAGGACGTCCGCATTATGGGCAGGACGGCGGGCGGCGTCCGCGCGATGAAGATCGGCGAGGACGACTATATCGTCAATATGGAGCCGATCAAGGACGGCGACGAGATCCTGACGATCACCGAGAACGGCTACGGCAAGCGCACGGACGCTTCCGAATACCGCGTCCAAGGTCGCGCGGGCTCGGGTATCAAAGCGGGCACGTTTAACGAAAAGACGGGCAGAATCGCGGCGCTTAAAACCTGCGTTCCCGAGGACGACGTTATGCTGATTACCGAAAGCGGCGTGATCATTCGCACCCACCTCGACGAGATCAGTAAGATCGGCAGAGCTTCGCAAGGCGTCAAGATCATGAGCGCGGGCAAGCTGAACAGCAAGGTCGTCAGCGTGGCGTTGACCGAAAGAGACGAAGAGGAAGAGATCCTCGAAGAAGGGCAGGAAGGCGCGGCGGTCGAGACCGCGGAGACCGAAGCCCCCGCAGAAGAATAA